In Dermochelys coriacea isolate rDerCor1 chromosome 10, rDerCor1.pri.v4, whole genome shotgun sequence, one DNA window encodes the following:
- the SEMA4B gene encoding semaphorin-4B, whose protein sequence is MGLGLSLSLLAPALWALLLLSASEETVPRVSLHYGSSERPVWRFEKDGVTNYTTLLLSPDGATLYVGAREFLFALNTSHFQPGPQHQLLPWSADKERKKQCAFKGKDPQRDCHNYIKILLQLNSSHLYACGTGAFSPVCTYLNVQNFSQARELLEDGKGRCPFDPEYKSTAIMVDGELYAGTVSDFQGKEPTIYRSQESRISLKTENSLHWLHDPAFVGSAYLRESLPPGNSEGDDDKVYFFFSETGKEFDFFENTIVSRIARVCKGDLGGERVLQRRWTTFLKAQLLCSRPDDGFPFNVLQDMFVLTPDEQRWRDTVFYGVFTSQWNKGGPGSSAVCAFAMRDVQKAFGGLYKEVNRETQQWYTDTSHPPEPRPGACITSRTRHMKINSSLQMPDRVLNFIKDHFLMDSAIRSQPLLLQSRVHYQQICVQHVRGLHHTYDVLFLGTDDGRLHKAVSVNQKVHIIEEIRLFHAGHPVHKLLLDQSQGLLYAASYSTVAQVPVSNCSLYRSCGECVLSRDPYCAWSGDTCRSVAQYHLQLSLHPRPWAQDIEDADTERLCRAANVSLPIPPLLRSPAEGPQCQQIRLLPNAVRPLPCRLLSNLASRLWVHNGTQINSSYLVLPDGALILVGSLERLGTYECWSLEEGFQKLMASYCVGVEELSPALHVPLDAAGRPLPGQDAMETVSNSRSTSAVGSVSSRQDGKSYWPEFLVMCALFGAALLLLALFALCRHRDSMKAFLKQGECPGGSHRKAGLPVESLPLNGSSLPSTAPDHKGYQALTDSYISTPPHVPPGASSAFSQSEKRPLSIRESFVEVSPACQRPRVRLGSEIRDSVV, encoded by the exons GCTCCTCCGAGAGACCCGTTTGGCGGTTTGAGAAGGACGGAGTCACCAACTACACGACCTTGCTGCTGAGCCCGGACGGGGCAACCTTGTATGTGGGGGCGCGTGAGTTCCTCTTCGCCCTCAACACCAGCCACTTCCAGCCTGGCCCGCAGCACCAGCTT CTGCCCTGGAGCGCGGACAAGGAGAGGAAGAAGCAGTGTGCATTCAAGGGCAAGGACCCCCAG AGGGACTGTCACAACTACATCAAGATCCTGCTGCAGCTGAACAGCAGCCACCTCTATGCCTGCGGGACCGGCGCCTTCAGCCCTGTGTGCACCTATCTG AATGTGCAGAACTTCAGTCAGGcgagggagctgctggaggatGGGAAAGGCCGCTGCCCCTTCGACCCTGAATACAAATCCACAGCCATCATGGTCG ATGGTGAGCTCTACGCTGGGACCGTCAGCGACTTCCAGGGCAAGGAACCAACCATCTACCGGAGCCAGGAGAGCCGCATCTCCCTCAAGACCGAGAACTCCCTCCACTGGCTGCATG ACCCAGCCTTCGTAGGCTCAGCCTACCTGCGGGAGAGCCTGCCGCCTGGCAACTCTGAGGGGGACGATGACAAGGTGTACTTCTTCTTCAGCGAGACTGGCAAGGAGTTCGACTTCTTCGAGAACACCATCGTGTCGCGGATTGCTCGCGTGTGCAAG GGGGACCTGGGCGGGGAGCGGGTGTTGCAGCGGAGGTGGACCACGTTCCTCAAGGCCCAGCTCTTGTGCTCGCGGCCCGACGACGGGTTCCCCTTCAACGTGCTGCAGGACATGTTCGTGCTCACGCCGGATGAGCAGCGCTGGAGGGACACGGTCTTCTATGGCGTCTTCACCTCCCAGTG GAACAAAGGGGGCCCGGGCAGCTCGGCAGTATGTGCCTTTGCCATGCGCGATGTGCAGAAGGCCTTCGGCGGGCTCTACAAGGAGGTGAACCGTGAGACGCAGCAGTGGTACACTGACACCAGCCATCCGCCAGAGCCCCGGCCCGGAGCG TGCATCACCAGCCGCACACGGCACATGAAGATCAACTCGTCTCTCCAGATGCCGGACCGTGTGCTGAATTTCATCAAGGACCATTTCCTGATGGACAGCGCCATCCGGAGCCAGCCGCTCCTGCTGCAGAGCCGTGTGCACTACCAGCAGATCTGCGTGCAACATGTGCGGGGCCTGCACCACACCTACGACGTCCTCTTCCTGGGCACAG ATGACGGGCGACTGCACAAGGCTGTGAGCGTGAACCAGAAAGTGCACATCATCGAGGAGATCCGCCTTTTCCACGCTGGCCACCCCGTCCATAAGCTGCTGCTGGACCAGAGCCAG GGCCTGCTTTACGCTGCCTCTTACTCCACCGTGGCCCAGGTGCCCGTCTCCAACTGCAGCCTGTACAGGAGCTGTGGGGAATGTGTCCTGTCCCGGGACCCCTACTGTGCCTGGAGCGGGGACACCTGCCGCAGCGTTGCCCAGTACCACCTGCAGCTGTCGCTGCACCCCCG accctgggcccaggacatcgaAGACGCTGACACAGAGAGACTCTGCCGAGCAGCCAACGTGTCCTTGCCCATCCCCCCCCTTCTCCGATCCCCAG CAGAGGGACCGCAGTGCCAGCAGATCCGGCTCCTGCCCAACGCGGTCAGGCCCCTGCCGTGCCGGCTTTTGTCCAACTTGGCCTCGCGGCTGTGGGTGCACAATGGGACCCAGATCAACTCCTCCTACCTGGTGCTGCCGGATGGAGCCCTCATCCTGGTGGGCAGCCTGGAGCGCTTGGGCACCTACGAGTGCTGGTCGCTGGAGGAGGGCTTCCAGAAGCTGATGGCGAGCTACTGCGTGGGTGTGGAGGAGCTGTCCCCGGCGCTGCACGTGCCCCTGGATGCCGCGGGCAGGCCCCTGCCTGGCCAGGACGCCATGGAGACTGTCAGCAACTCCCGTAGCACCTCTGCCGTGGGCAGCGTCTCCTCCCGGCAGGACGGCAAGAGCTACTGGCCCGAGTTCCTGGTCATGTGCGCGCTGTTCGGggcagcgctgctgctgctggccctctTCGCGCTCTGCCGGCACCGGGACAGCATGAAGGCCTTCCTCAAGCAGGGTGAGTGCCCCGGCGGGAGCCACAGGAAGGCGGGGCTGCCCGTCGAGAGCCTGCCCCTCAATGGCAGCAGCCTGCCCAGCACGGCACCTGACCACAAGGGCTACCAGGCCCTGACCGACAGCTACATCAGCACCCCCCCACATGTGCCCCCGGGCGCCAGCTCGGCCTTCTCCCAGTCAGAGAAGAGGCCCCTCAGCATCCGCGAGAGCTTTGTGGAGGTCTCTCCAGCCTGCCAGAGACCCCGGGTGCGGCTGGGCTCTGAAATTCGGGACTCTGTGGTGTGA